A genome region from Blautia coccoides includes the following:
- a CDS encoding cache domain-containing sensor histidine kinase, with translation MPNIKDWKNKIQHFIYSKKIATKMSILMITIITLVFLCTVAIFQTYNKRILYENTQEAAITNLTSVNTLVENIIENINTYSYICLSDSDLQQGLVKEKEEITDFRNIEKIEASLIELISKIDLIESVYIFDTEKFLCYSDKSGNNPLQHSKIRDYSWFQDVGQDGRYHVMYRCDDFFRNPDKIPGISFARAIRSLDSMQTIGYMVIHISQEMVEKLLLNLDDNESQMKFYIFSDKGHVLLDTLDSSMQKEAERMGQELVKAGRNSAVEQIGNVRCQISVYQAETLTYMGVTPFDDFHQQEKGNVLLTMILLAVQAVIIIIAALFVSHWYTRPIEKLMESMEEVKNGHFKQIEIKTKHHEVQNLINVYNEMVGEIQNLLEKTKQVEMQKRKAELEVLSTQMNPHFLYNTFDSIKSLFLLKRYEDAYRMMCELAQFYKISLSKGDEYITIEKEVQMVANYIEIQKMRYGEKLQVDYDVAPEVGGYKILKLVLQPLVENAITHGIHGFVEEGCIAVRIKEEKGYLSLVVEDNGIGMTENTLNSVLNGKNTGAGKSFGLMGTIRRLVYCYGNDMVYKITSRINQGTKIQIYIPMKNLQR, from the coding sequence ATGCCAAATATAAAAGATTGGAAGAATAAAATACAGCATTTTATTTATTCAAAGAAAATTGCGACTAAAATGTCGATTCTGATGATCACTATCATCACGCTGGTATTCCTTTGCACCGTTGCAATTTTCCAGACGTATAATAAGCGTATTTTATATGAGAATACCCAGGAAGCTGCCATCACCAACTTAACAAGTGTCAATACTTTAGTGGAAAATATTATCGAAAATATCAATACATATTCGTATATCTGTCTGTCAGATTCCGATTTACAGCAGGGGCTGGTAAAGGAAAAGGAGGAGATAACAGATTTCCGCAATATAGAAAAGATTGAGGCTTCCCTGATAGAACTGATCTCCAAGATCGATCTGATAGAGTCTGTTTATATTTTTGACACGGAAAAATTTTTGTGTTATTCAGACAAGTCAGGGAACAATCCCCTGCAGCACAGTAAAATAAGGGATTATAGCTGGTTTCAGGACGTTGGGCAGGACGGGCGGTATCATGTCATGTACCGCTGTGATGATTTTTTCCGTAATCCGGATAAAATACCGGGGATTTCCTTTGCCCGGGCCATACGGAGCCTTGATTCCATGCAGACCATCGGATATATGGTGATCCATATCTCTCAGGAGATGGTGGAGAAGCTGCTGCTGAATCTGGATGACAATGAGTCACAGATGAAATTTTATATTTTTTCTGACAAAGGCCATGTGCTGCTGGATACATTAGACAGCAGTATGCAGAAAGAAGCAGAGCGTATGGGACAGGAGCTTGTGAAAGCAGGCAGGAACTCTGCGGTGGAGCAGATAGGAAACGTCCGCTGTCAGATATCTGTGTATCAGGCGGAGACTCTGACGTATATGGGAGTGACTCCTTTTGACGATTTTCACCAGCAGGAAAAAGGAAATGTGCTGCTGACTATGATACTCCTTGCTGTCCAGGCGGTCATCATCATTATTGCCGCGCTGTTCGTGTCCCACTGGTATACGCGCCCCATAGAAAAATTAATGGAATCTATGGAGGAGGTAAAGAACGGACACTTTAAACAGATCGAGATAAAGACAAAGCACCATGAGGTGCAGAATCTCATCAATGTTTATAATGAGATGGTGGGTGAGATCCAGAATCTGCTGGAAAAAACAAAACAGGTGGAGATGCAGAAAAGAAAGGCAGAGCTGGAGGTTCTGAGCACGCAGATGAATCCTCATTTCCTTTATAATACCTTTGATTCCATTAAATCCCTGTTTTTATTAAAACGATATGAGGATGCCTATCGCATGATGTGTGAGCTGGCTCAGTTTTATAAAATCAGTCTGAGCAAGGGCGATGAATATATCACCATAGAAAAAGAAGTGCAAATGGTGGCCAACTATATTGAGATCCAGAAAATGCGTTACGGTGAAAAGCTTCAGGTGGATTATGATGTGGCGCCGGAGGTGGGCGGATATAAGATCTTAAAGCTGGTCTTGCAGCCCTTAGTTGAAAATGCCATCACCCATGGGATCCACGGTTTCGTGGAGGAGGGCTGTATCGCAGTGCGGATAAAAGAGGAAAAGGGATATTTAAGCCTGGTGGTGGAAGACAACGGGATCGGAATGACAGAAAATACGCTGAACAGTGTCCTGAACGGCAAAAATACAGGAGCCGGGAAGTCCTTTGGCTTGATGGGGACCATCCGGAGACTGGTGTACTGCTATGGCAATGATATGGTCTATAAGATAACAAGCAGGATCAACCAGGGAACCAAGATACAGATTTACATTCCTATGAAAAATCTCCAGAGATAA
- a CDS encoding ABC transporter substrate-binding protein has product MRKNSKKGLAAFMAAAMVMSLAACGSEGGSETKKKEADNGDEKGIELTVSHIMVNETDSQVMAWNKALEEYKETHPNVTVKEDKTDNEAYKTKLKTTLAAGSAPDVFYSWGGGFSQSFVKAGIVENLDPYVESGVIDMDKMMPNICNNFYYDDSLYGLPLDSFIGVLMCNQELFDQYGLKIPETMDEMYEVSKVFVENGITPVSLGEKDKWPGLFPFGILALRYGGVDENTKLLNGEGNFDQDFVKNSANELEKMVNAGVFSDSAVALTNDEAKNEFLEGRAAMFYNGSWGVANLDEDSPLAGHLTVTNWPTVEGGAEKQDTYVGGASATLLVSSESKQKEEAVEFAVFMSQKFSDYGYESGAHLPTWKYEGDVKLQDMQKNLTDLMENADGFCLAWDTLLDAETADIHSNSLQGIYAKQTTAEQYIEAMTATRK; this is encoded by the coding sequence ATGAGGAAAAACAGCAAAAAAGGATTAGCAGCATTTATGGCGGCTGCAATGGTAATGTCTTTGGCGGCTTGCGGAAGTGAAGGAGGGTCAGAGACCAAAAAGAAAGAGGCGGATAACGGGGACGAAAAAGGAATAGAACTGACCGTATCCCACATTATGGTGAATGAGACAGACAGTCAGGTAATGGCCTGGAATAAAGCATTGGAGGAATACAAAGAGACACATCCCAATGTAACCGTCAAAGAGGATAAAACGGATAATGAGGCTTATAAGACAAAGCTGAAAACAACCCTGGCAGCAGGTTCAGCGCCGGATGTATTTTATTCCTGGGGCGGCGGATTTTCCCAGTCCTTTGTAAAGGCAGGGATTGTGGAAAACCTTGATCCTTATGTGGAAAGCGGTGTTATTGATATGGATAAAATGATGCCCAATATTTGTAATAATTTTTATTATGATGATTCCTTATACGGACTTCCCTTAGACAGCTTTATCGGCGTACTTATGTGCAATCAGGAATTATTTGACCAGTATGGCCTGAAAATACCGGAAACTATGGATGAGATGTATGAGGTATCTAAGGTATTTGTGGAAAACGGTATCACACCTGTGTCCTTGGGAGAAAAAGATAAGTGGCCGGGGCTGTTCCCATTCGGCATACTTGCCCTTCGCTACGGAGGTGTTGATGAAAATACAAAGCTGCTCAACGGAGAAGGCAATTTTGACCAGGATTTTGTGAAAAATTCGGCTAATGAGTTAGAAAAAATGGTCAATGCAGGTGTCTTTTCAGACAGCGCAGTGGCGCTCACCAATGACGAGGCGAAGAATGAATTCCTGGAAGGCAGAGCAGCTATGTTCTATAACGGAAGCTGGGGCGTTGCCAATTTAGATGAAGATTCTCCACTGGCAGGACATCTGACAGTGACAAACTGGCCTACAGTTGAGGGCGGAGCCGAGAAACAGGATACTTACGTGGGCGGCGCCAGTGCCACATTATTGGTATCCTCTGAATCCAAACAAAAAGAAGAAGCTGTAGAGTTTGCCGTATTTATGAGCCAGAAATTTTCTGATTATGGCTACGAGAGCGGTGCGCACCTTCCCACATGGAAATATGAAGGAGACGTCAAATTGCAGGATATGCAGAAAAACTTAACGGATCTGATGGAAAACGCAGACGGGTTCTGCCTGGCATGGGATACCCTGCTGGATGCGGAGACAGCAGATATCCACAGTAATTCTTTGCAGGGGATCTATGCGAAGCAGACGACAGCGGAACAATATATAGAGGCAATGACGGCAACCAGGAAATAA
- a CDS encoding response regulator transcription factor: protein MQKLKLMIVDDEYLIRQYIRNCIDWEKLGYTIVGELGTAQGALQLAEELKPDVVLTDICMPGLDGLSFAGLLKGICPNVRVIAVTGHDDFEYAQRGIRVGLDNYLLKPIDEKELETVALEVKESIFSQQSQDKLFRELSDYRKQNEPIVREYYLRKLLEPDLHKDSLSEKAVASLLPGKEGFYQTAVISFDDFSQILLGREIEKGNKDWMSRYLEKELEHKNIYWVLDKFEHIVLLCREEDFSWDTFMAELEGKWKKTFHFPIYYGIGDGEGLLKDIYKSYITANNRLNSAIVFGNNQYQEEMIISRFEGIANPISMEDLKKLYAYIETDSPAKVEELVDHWFENWKNINFMDLFYLKLQLLNAVFYIYSMNTKEEASFDFHEDYKEYYQRIFQIPTLKLLQECFLDMCRKIMNMFHDEKSVRPSSLIYAVKEYVTMHLSDVELTLAGTAEKFYLNSSYLSRIFKKEMGVSFVEYINSLRIEKAKSLLEETDLKIYEVAEKVGTGNANYLGILFKKAVGCTPYEYRSKKR from the coding sequence ATGCAGAAGCTGAAACTTATGATTGTAGATGATGAGTATTTGATCAGACAGTATATCCGTAATTGTATTGATTGGGAAAAATTAGGATACACCATTGTGGGAGAGCTTGGAACCGCGCAGGGTGCCCTTCAACTGGCAGAGGAACTGAAACCGGATGTGGTGCTGACAGACATCTGCATGCCCGGTTTAGACGGTTTGTCTTTTGCCGGGCTGTTAAAGGGGATCTGTCCCAATGTGAGAGTCATTGCGGTTACGGGACATGATGATTTTGAATATGCGCAGCGGGGGATACGGGTGGGACTGGACAATTATCTGCTCAAACCCATTGACGAAAAAGAGCTGGAAACCGTGGCGCTGGAGGTAAAAGAAAGCATTTTTTCCCAGCAGTCACAGGATAAGCTGTTTCGTGAGCTGTCAGACTACAGAAAGCAGAATGAACCCATAGTACGTGAATATTATTTGAGAAAATTACTGGAACCTGATCTGCACAAGGACTCTTTGTCTGAAAAGGCTGTGGCTTCTCTGCTGCCCGGCAAAGAGGGCTTCTATCAGACTGCAGTGATAAGCTTTGATGATTTTTCCCAGATATTGCTTGGCAGGGAGATTGAAAAAGGGAACAAGGACTGGATGAGCCGTTATCTGGAAAAAGAGCTGGAACATAAAAATATTTACTGGGTTCTGGATAAGTTTGAGCATATAGTATTACTCTGCCGGGAGGAAGATTTTTCATGGGATACCTTTATGGCTGAATTAGAAGGGAAATGGAAAAAAACCTTTCATTTCCCCATTTATTATGGAATTGGAGACGGAGAGGGATTGCTGAAAGACATTTATAAGTCTTATATTACGGCAAATAACCGTTTGAATTCCGCTATTGTCTTCGGAAATAATCAATATCAGGAGGAAATGATAATTTCCCGGTTTGAGGGGATCGCGAATCCCATATCTATGGAAGATTTGAAAAAATTGTATGCCTATATCGAAACAGACTCTCCGGCCAAAGTGGAGGAACTGGTTGATCACTGGTTTGAAAACTGGAAAAATATTAATTTTATGGATCTGTTTTATCTGAAGCTGCAGCTTTTAAATGCTGTCTTTTATATCTACTCTATGAATACAAAGGAAGAAGCGTCCTTTGACTTCCATGAAGATTATAAGGAGTATTATCAGCGGATCTTTCAGATCCCCACATTAAAGCTTCTGCAGGAATGTTTCCTGGATATGTGCAGAAAGATCATGAATATGTTTCACGATGAAAAATCTGTCAGACCCTCCAGTCTGATCTATGCGGTAAAAGAATACGTTACCATGCATTTGTCAGATGTTGAGCTGACATTAGCGGGAACGGCTGAGAAATTTTATCTGAACAGCAGTTATTTAAGCCGGATATTTAAGAAAGAAATGGGAGTGTCTTTTGTGGAATACATAAATTCCCTGCGTATCGAAAAGGCAAAATCCCTGCTGGAAGAGACGGATTTAAAAATCTATGAAGTGGCGGAAAAAGTAGGGACCGGCAATGCCAATTATTTAGGGATCCTGTTTAAAAAAGCAGTAGGCTGCACACCCTATGAATACCGATCCAAAAAACGTTAG
- a CDS encoding carbohydrate ABC transporter permease, with product MKAKKKQIAPWLFSGPALVVYILVVIIPIIYSLAFSFYDYSGVGNMTFNGINNYINMFRDGTFRVAIKNNLYLMAGSTTIQMLIGLGLAILLSNIRKFTNVLRVAYFVPCIISSAAICQIFSRMFSIVPEGVIPAMMRLVGLKQIAFLSEADWALLIVIMLDAFKFVGMHMLIFYSGLMDIDASVVEAAIVDGCGWWKLHTQIKIPMIMNIIIMELVLLINGTLKAFDISYILTKGGPGTTTELVATYMYKTSFGMAKFGVGSAMSVFLAVESLLAVGIVRYIGKKLQQKYV from the coding sequence TTGAAAGCAAAAAAGAAGCAGATTGCACCCTGGTTATTTTCAGGACCTGCACTGGTAGTGTATATTCTTGTTGTCATTATTCCCATCATCTATTCCTTGGCATTTAGCTTTTATGACTACAGTGGTGTCGGAAACATGACATTTAATGGAATCAATAATTATATAAATATGTTCCGTGACGGTACGTTCCGGGTCGCAATTAAAAATAATCTGTACTTGATGGCAGGTAGTACAACGATACAGATGTTGATAGGATTAGGACTGGCAATTCTGTTAAGTAATATTCGTAAATTTACAAACGTTCTGAGAGTGGCATACTTTGTTCCTTGTATTATATCCTCAGCGGCTATTTGCCAAATCTTTTCCAGGATGTTTTCCATAGTACCGGAAGGTGTTATACCGGCAATGATGCGGCTGGTCGGATTGAAACAGATTGCATTTTTGTCTGAAGCGGATTGGGCGCTGCTCATTGTTATCATGCTGGATGCCTTTAAATTCGTGGGAATGCACATGCTTATTTTCTATTCAGGTCTTATGGACATTGATGCATCTGTTGTGGAAGCAGCCATTGTTGACGGCTGTGGTTGGTGGAAATTACATACTCAAATTAAAATTCCTATGATCATGAATATTATTATTATGGAACTGGTCCTCTTAATCAATGGAACGCTGAAGGCATTTGATATTTCTTATATTTTGACAAAAGGTGGTCCGGGAACGACCACGGAACTAGTTGCTACTTATATGTATAAAACATCATTTGGTATGGCAAAGTTTGGTGTAGGAAGTGCAATGTCAGTGTTCCTTGCGGTAGAATCATTGCTGGCAGTTGGAATTGTCCGTTATATTGGCAAAAAGCTGCAGCAGAAATATGTCTAG
- a CDS encoding ABC transporter substrate-binding protein, whose product MKKRKTVISMLLGLSLLASLFTGCGSKETPGSADQASKDSTSAGGESDDAVTGDSGYQTTGEEYEIYYIAQSETGGGVQNLLDIVEMYKEQVNPNFTMTIEYISDQQARNQKIRTLAASNELPDWFTCDIDSFFYKLWDAGAVANVGDIYDKLGIRDNFYPISLNYPSTSDGEICGVSWQSQAEFFYYNKDVFAKAGIDSAPTTLDELLEVCQKIKDTGKTPIAMDGAWRLLRYLAFVPYRMTGNEFIDEAAAGEEAFSSEVGLAGAQFIEDIGQYFQEGWTTADSSTVAQLVVNGDAGMYYSGSWDLNIFGDENMELLDNIGIFTMPALGEEDVTAPEDGFYNGGTPMAISAECAEDEEFLNFFRFLWDHYNDGCFEHGYLPPGKPSSTDGASKFQLELLNNYANAGSFAKCWDVVVDVATSEVLLNETPSLTLGNLTPKEWAARLDEAIKRNLQ is encoded by the coding sequence ATGAAGAAAAGAAAAACCGTAATTAGTATGCTGCTTGGTCTTAGCTTACTTGCAAGTCTCTTTACAGGATGTGGCAGCAAAGAGACGCCTGGTTCAGCCGATCAGGCATCTAAAGACAGCACATCGGCTGGAGGAGAATCGGATGATGCCGTGACCGGGGACAGTGGTTACCAAACAACGGGCGAAGAGTATGAGATTTATTATATTGCCCAAAGTGAGACGGGAGGTGGAGTGCAAAACCTGTTGGATATCGTAGAAATGTATAAGGAGCAGGTAAATCCTAACTTTACTATGACAATTGAGTACATAAGCGATCAACAGGCAAGAAACCAGAAAATCCGTACGCTGGCAGCAAGCAATGAGTTACCGGACTGGTTTACCTGTGATATTGACTCATTTTTCTATAAGCTGTGGGATGCAGGAGCAGTTGCCAATGTAGGTGATATATATGATAAGCTGGGTATCAGAGATAATTTCTACCCTATATCACTTAATTATCCAAGCACAAGCGACGGTGAAATTTGCGGTGTCAGCTGGCAAAGCCAGGCGGAGTTCTTTTATTATAACAAGGATGTTTTTGCAAAAGCAGGTATAGATTCTGCCCCGACAACTCTGGACGAGCTTCTTGAAGTATGTCAAAAAATCAAAGACACCGGTAAGACCCCCATTGCTATGGATGGTGCGTGGAGACTTCTCAGGTATCTCGCATTTGTTCCTTACAGGATGACTGGCAACGAGTTTATTGATGAGGCAGCAGCTGGCGAGGAAGCTTTTTCATCTGAAGTCGGTCTGGCGGGTGCTCAGTTTATAGAGGATATTGGTCAGTATTTCCAGGAAGGTTGGACTACCGCAGATTCTTCAACGGTTGCTCAGCTTGTTGTTAATGGCGATGCAGGCATGTATTATTCAGGATCTTGGGATCTTAATATTTTTGGCGATGAAAATATGGAATTATTAGATAATATTGGTATTTTTACTATGCCGGCTTTAGGTGAGGAAGATGTAACCGCACCGGAAGATGGATTCTATAATGGCGGTACTCCAATGGCTATCTCAGCAGAGTGTGCAGAGGATGAAGAGTTTCTGAATTTTTTCAGATTCCTATGGGATCACTATAATGATGGTTGTTTTGAACATGGTTATCTGCCGCCCGGAAAGCCGTCCAGTACAGATGGCGCAAGTAAGTTCCAGCTTGAACTTTTGAATAACTATGCAAATGCCGGAAGCTTTGCAAAGTGTTGGGATGTAGTAGTTGATGTTGCTACATCTGAAGTATTGTTAAATGAGACACCGAGCCTGACATTGGGAAACCTTACCCCAAAAGAATGGGCAGCACGTCTGGATGAAGCAATTAAACGAAATTTGCAATAA
- a CDS encoding carbohydrate ABC transporter permease has product MREVLKSSICKKCVKLILMLFLLFFTVTSVYPLIWLVFFSFKSNQEIFGGNIMGPPENWLIKNYENALLGGKVLRYLGNSIMVAVVVIVISTVLISMVAYAVTRMKWKLRGAAYWFFMAGLTIPIHATLLPLFIVFKKLNILNTPLAIIIPYIVFALPFGIMVLGNHYSTVPYEMEEAACIDGCNIYQTFFRVILPLVRPALATIAIFTFLSSWNELMFAMTFISDEKYKTLTVGIQSLAGMYYTEWGPIGAGMVVATFPVLLIYILLSRQVQNAILAGAVKG; this is encoded by the coding sequence ATGAGAGAAGTATTAAAAAGCAGCATCTGCAAAAAGTGTGTGAAATTGATCCTTATGTTATTTTTACTCTTTTTTACAGTGACTTCGGTTTATCCGCTGATCTGGCTGGTGTTTTTCTCGTTCAAGAGTAATCAGGAAATCTTTGGCGGCAACATTATGGGGCCTCCTGAAAACTGGCTGATAAAAAACTATGAGAATGCGCTGCTTGGGGGAAAGGTTTTGAGATACCTGGGCAACAGCATAATGGTGGCGGTTGTGGTCATCGTTATATCTACTGTCCTCATCTCCATGGTTGCCTATGCAGTGACAAGAATGAAGTGGAAACTGCGGGGAGCGGCTTACTGGTTTTTCATGGCGGGGCTGACAATCCCCATTCACGCAACACTGCTTCCGCTGTTTATCGTATTTAAGAAGTTGAATATTTTGAATACGCCGCTGGCGATCATTATACCCTATATTGTGTTTGCGCTTCCTTTTGGGATCATGGTACTGGGCAATCATTATTCTACCGTGCCGTATGAGATGGAAGAGGCAGCCTGTATAGACGGATGTAACATTTATCAGACTTTTTTCAGGGTGATCTTACCTCTGGTCCGGCCAGCACTTGCCACCATTGCCATTTTTACTTTTTTATCTTCCTGGAATGAGCTGATGTTTGCAATGACCTTTATCAGTGATGAAAAATATAAGACACTCACGGTAGGTATCCAGAGTCTGGCAGGTATGTATTACACAGAATGGGGACCTATAGGAGCGGGAATGGTAGTGGCTACGTTCCCGGTGCTTTTGATCTATATCTTATTAAGCAGACAGGTGCAGAATGCGATCCTGGCAGGGGCAGTGAAAGGATAG
- a CDS encoding carbohydrate ABC transporter permease yields MDRFLGNKKAIAIFTLPSFLLFGGLLIASILFSLYYSVLDWDGIGKGIFVGLDNYIEMFQNAIFHRAVINSFLLGIFTLLIQLPLALILALILASHVKGEIIFRTIFFIPVTLSTVVVGQLWLKIYNPNYGVLNELLKMIGLENLTQNWIGDVNTALFSVFIPIIWQNIGYHMLLLYTAIKAIPKDIHESAQIDGATGIKAAIKITIPLILPTLKTCAIFVITGSLKAFDMIYVLTNGGPVNSTEVPSSLMFNSIFVINRYGYGSAAAIFIVVECIVIAYLLQRLVKTSPIEY; encoded by the coding sequence TTGGATAGATTTTTAGGAAATAAAAAGGCAATCGCTATATTTACGCTTCCGTCTTTTCTGTTGTTTGGGGGCCTGCTGATTGCATCTATACTGTTTTCTCTTTATTACAGTGTGTTGGACTGGGATGGTATCGGAAAAGGGATTTTTGTGGGTCTTGATAATTACATAGAAATGTTTCAAAATGCTATTTTTCACAGGGCGGTGATCAATTCCTTCCTTCTCGGTATCTTTACACTGCTCATCCAGCTGCCATTGGCTTTGATCCTGGCGCTGATCTTGGCGTCCCATGTAAAGGGTGAGATTATCTTTCGTACCATTTTTTTTATACCGGTTACCTTGTCTACAGTAGTGGTTGGTCAGCTCTGGCTTAAAATTTATAACCCTAATTACGGGGTTTTGAATGAACTGCTGAAAATGATAGGACTGGAAAATCTGACACAAAACTGGATAGGTGATGTGAATACCGCTTTATTCAGCGTATTTATCCCTATCATCTGGCAGAATATAGGATATCATATGCTGCTGTTATATACGGCGATCAAGGCCATTCCAAAGGATATCCATGAATCTGCGCAGATAGATGGAGCGACAGGGATAAAGGCAGCCATCAAAATTACGATACCTTTAATTCTTCCCACTTTAAAAACATGTGCCATCTTCGTTATCACAGGTTCTTTAAAAGCATTTGACATGATTTACGTACTGACAAACGGCGGCCCGGTGAATTCTACGGAAGTGCCCAGCTCTTTGATGTTCAACAGTATTTTTGTCATCAACCGCTACGGGTACGGAAGTGCGGCGGCAATCTTTATTGTAGTGGAGTGTATTGTCATAGCGTATCTGCTGCAGCGGCTGGTGAAGACATCACCCATTGAATATTAA
- a CDS encoding LysM peptidoglycan-binding domain-containing protein: MIRKVSSYILFFGVLMLLGCTSVFALPPEEGERHQGIDVSMWQGDIDFNKVAASGVDTVYIRSSLGCDYTDPYFAQNYERARAAGLNVGFYHYVTARTVSQAEYQAHFFVNTIQGKEFQCRLAMDFEDLTSLSSAQANEIGLAFVRTVESLSGKGTVVYSDAYNAGATFGGELTDYPLWIAEYGVSTPSSQVNWDAWAGWQYSDTGTVAGISGYVDLDHFTDAMFLEKPVNVVRPVPMPEPSASVVEYTVRSGDTLWGIAGMYRTSVSAIVSENGIGNPNLIYPGEVLKITLMDNAPSSEADRTYLVRRGDTLWGIARMYRTSVARLAAMNHISDPNLIYPGEVLQISSSGSTGNVGRTYVVRYGDTLSGIALRFGTTVSQLAAANGIANSNLIYAGETLTIN; encoded by the coding sequence ATGATTCGGAAAGTATCTTCATATATATTGTTTTTTGGTGTTTTAATGTTGTTGGGATGTACATCGGTTTTTGCGCTGCCGCCGGAAGAAGGGGAGAGACATCAGGGGATTGATGTGAGTATGTGGCAGGGGGACATTGATTTTAATAAGGTGGCTGCGTCCGGGGTGGATACGGTTTATATCAGGTCCAGCCTGGGGTGCGACTATACGGACCCGTATTTTGCGCAGAACTATGAGAGAGCCAGAGCAGCCGGGCTGAATGTGGGATTTTATCATTATGTGACAGCCAGGACAGTTTCCCAGGCTGAGTATCAGGCCCATTTTTTTGTGAATACGATTCAGGGAAAGGAGTTCCAGTGCCGTCTGGCTATGGATTTTGAGGATCTGACCAGCTTAAGCAGTGCCCAGGCCAATGAGATTGGGCTGGCTTTTGTCAGAACAGTGGAGAGCCTGAGCGGTAAGGGCACAGTAGTGTACAGCGACGCCTATAATGCCGGGGCTACGTTTGGGGGAGAACTTACGGATTATCCTCTCTGGATCGCGGAATATGGTGTTTCCACACCGTCCTCACAGGTGAACTGGGATGCCTGGGCCGGATGGCAGTATTCGGACACTGGTACCGTGGCGGGGATATCCGGATATGTGGATTTGGATCATTTTACGGATGCGATGTTTTTAGAGAAACCCGTGAATGTGGTAAGGCCGGTGCCTATGCCGGAGCCTTCTGCCTCTGTGGTGGAATATACCGTCAGAAGCGGGGACACTCTTTGGGGGATAGCCGGGATGTACAGAACCAGTGTTTCGGCTATTGTTTCGGAGAATGGAATTGGTAATCCCAATTTGATCTACCCGGGAGAGGTTTTAAAGATCACGCTTATGGATAATGCTCCGTCTTCGGAAGCAGACCGCACATATCTGGTGCGCAGAGGGGATACCCTTTGGGGAATCGCAAGGATGTACAGGACGTCTGTTGCGCGGCTTGCGGCTATGAATCATATCTCTGATCCGAACCTGATCTATCCGGGCGAGGTCCTGCAGATATCTTCCTCGGGAAGTACGGGGAATGTGGGGAGAACTTATGTTGTGCGTTACGGCGATACGCTGTCAGGAATCGCTCTCAGGTTTGGAACTACGGTTTCGCAGCTTGCGGCGGCCAACGGGATAGCAAATTCTAATCTGATCTATGCGGGGGAAACTCTTACTATAAATTGA
- a CDS encoding amidohydrolase family protein, which produces MKIIDVHAHLGDDCVFDHHIKEEDLLNGYEATPVTGAIVQPSLPRFSLQANQEIHDRIARLCSCEKMKFWGLASIYPHFTKEEYRQEAYRCVKELGFVGLKITPVGHAVDPESEDGMFAFSVANELQVPMMVHTGTGVPFSQPLKILKAARKYPELKIVIAHSGMDWDTHQAIFVAKECPNIYLETSWTGISNTREIYREIGPHRMMFASDHVNNVMVELEKYKQILESEDMDQVFWKTAESVFQLY; this is translated from the coding sequence ATGAAAATAATCGATGTACATGCCCATCTGGGCGATGACTGTGTTTTTGACCATCATATTAAGGAGGAAGATCTGCTGAACGGATACGAAGCCACACCGGTGACGGGAGCTATTGTCCAGCCGTCTCTGCCCAGATTTTCTCTGCAGGCAAATCAGGAGATTCATGACCGTATTGCCCGTCTGTGCTCCTGCGAAAAAATGAAGTTCTGGGGACTGGCCTCTATCTACCCTCATTTTACAAAGGAGGAATACAGACAGGAGGCATACAGATGTGTCAAGGAACTGGGATTTGTGGGTCTGAAGATCACGCCTGTGGGACATGCGGTGGACCCGGAATCGGAAGACGGCATGTTTGCCTTTTCCGTTGCCAATGAACTGCAGGTGCCCATGATGGTACATACAGGCACGGGAGTTCCGTTCTCCCAGCCTTTGAAGATATTAAAGGCAGCCAGGAAATATCCGGAACTGAAGATTGTGATCGCTCATTCCGGTATGGACTGGGATACCCACCAGGCTATATTTGTGGCGAAAGAATGTCCCAATATTTATCTGGAGACTAGTTGGACAGGGATTTCCAACACCAGGGAGATCTACAGGGAGATAGGACCGCACAGGATGATGTTCGCCTCAGACCATGTGAACAATGTAATGGTAGAGCTGGAAAAATATAAGCAGATCCTGGAATCTGAGGATATGGATCAGGTATTTTGGAAAACGGCTGAAAGTGTATTCCAATTGTACTGA